Proteins encoded together in one Anoxybacillus flavithermus window:
- the yunB gene encoding sporulation protein YunB, producing the protein MLYQQLRKRRKPLPVRYIFLITFVFFIVSTVASLWFINRGIEPTLMAIAEKETRRLANLVINNAISQQIAEDDFNVENFIKIEKDGQGKISAIDFNATVVNRVLAKTTNRVQRNLKAASEGKLSALEFPDVQVETEMEKGIIYYIPLGQATNNVLLGNLGPRIPVRFYVIGDVHSDVNKNIRPFGINNALIEIAIHIEVNVQIIIPFATKTATIQNDIPVAIQIIQGEVPQFYNQGGEGNTSIQIPVK; encoded by the coding sequence TTGTTGTATCAACAATTGCGCAAAAGAAGAAAACCGCTACCCGTCCGTTATATTTTTTTAATCACGTTCGTTTTTTTTATTGTTTCGACTGTTGCGAGCCTTTGGTTCATTAATAGAGGGATTGAACCGACGCTTATGGCGATCGCCGAGAAAGAAACGCGCCGCCTAGCGAACTTAGTGATAAACAATGCGATTAGTCAACAAATTGCTGAGGACGATTTCAACGTCGAAAACTTTATTAAAATTGAAAAAGATGGGCAAGGAAAAATTTCGGCTATTGACTTTAATGCAACAGTAGTCAATCGTGTATTAGCAAAAACGACAAACCGCGTACAGCGAAATTTAAAAGCAGCATCGGAAGGAAAACTATCCGCGCTTGAGTTTCCAGACGTGCAAGTTGAAACGGAAATGGAAAAAGGGATTATTTATTATATCCCGCTCGGACAAGCAACAAACAACGTCTTATTAGGGAATTTAGGTCCGCGTATACCGGTTCGCTTTTACGTCATTGGGGACGTTCATTCGGATGTCAACAAAAATATTCGTCCATTTGGAATTAACAATGCTTTAATAGAAATAGCAATTCATATCGAAGTGAACGTGCAAATTATTATTCCATTTGCAACAAAAACAGCAACGATTCAAAACGACATTCCTGTCGCTATCCAAATTATTCAAGGCGAAGTTCCGCAATTTTACAATCAGGGAGGGGAAGGAAATACGTCGATTCAAATTCCTGTTAAATAA
- a CDS encoding YunC family protein, translating to MIEVKPLWINGEPFTAISVQLPKTTLLAVANDKGYIMCGALDVALLNEKLRDRGIVAGRAVGVRTIDQLLEAPLESVTFAAEQLGISRGMKGKDALLLMK from the coding sequence ATGATTGAGGTAAAACCGTTATGGATTAACGGAGAACCGTTTACAGCGATTTCTGTTCAGTTGCCTAAAACAACGTTATTAGCTGTTGCAAATGATAAAGGATACATTATGTGCGGGGCGTTAGATGTAGCGCTGTTAAACGAAAAATTGCGTGATCGCGGTATTGTCGCAGGAAGGGCGGTAGGGGTGCGAACAATTGACCAACTGTTAGAAGCACCGCTTGAGTCTGTCACTTTTGCGGCTGAACAATTAGGGATCTCACGTGGAATGAAAGGAAAAGACGCTTTGCTTCTCATGAAATAA